The Anopheles maculipalpis chromosome 3RL, idAnoMacuDA_375_x, whole genome shotgun sequence genomic sequence TGGACCCCACTGGACACATACGGTAGCGGATTCTGACTGCACTGACTGCCATTTCAATGGACGATACCATGTTACAAGccgaatgaaaatattttatgtaaatGTTTGTAATGTACAAATGCACCGTTTTGCACCTTTACACTAACTTTTGTAGCGATAGTAATAATGTCACTAACCAGGGTGGATTTAGAGATCGTGACACTAATTCTTACTAATGCTTTTTAATCGACTCCCAAAAGAGTTGTTGAGTTGTTAGAGATGGATCTAGAACTTCTGAGGCTCTAAGCGGAAATGATGTTGGGACACTATCATGAAGGACCCTGTAATTCAACATCCTGTGGCCAGGGAGCAAACACGAACTGAAGGCCTTTGCAGGAGTGGATTTCGGGGCCCTTCACTATGGGCTTCAGCTCGAGGCCGCTTAGAGGAAGATCCGCCTCTTTTGACACTCACTGGAAATCGATTTTCTGTGATGACTAGCAACTCATTCTAGCGAATGAGTTGGATTAGGCTGGAGTCACGATACTTGGTCGTacgattgtttcaaatttcttcATCTCTTTCATACTTTCATCTgtcaaattgtaaaatttgaaatgatCATATGATCAAAAATCTTACGACTGAGCAATGACCCAACCCTAACTAATTACTTCTTTCATAAGTAtaccaacaaaacaatatcAGAGATTATCTCTTTAAATAGCTCTAAACGCAGTCTGTttcttattttccattttccacagcTCGTTAAAGAGAAAATTCCTCTCGACAATTAGCAGAGTTGTCGTCCGAATCAGGAGGATCCAGCTGATCCAATGGAAAAGATACTTCTACTTAATAATTAAATAGGAATTCAACATGGATTCTAGGGGACTGATCCTAGAGCTGTCCTTTCACCATTCAACGGGATTTGCTTAGGTTAAGAAATATGTATCCAATAAATCTATCTAGATATTCTCTTTGTACAACCTTTTATTGCTACATCTGCTCCTAGCTTCTGCTATACCGTAATTTCCCTACTGGTTGGTTAGCTTTTGGCTTTGCTTTGCCTTTATTGTTCGCTTCACCAGATAaggaatttttgagatattgcTGTATCAACTTGAAGTCCGCAGGTGTGTGTCGATTGTTAGCGCTAGAAGGAGTATTGGCCGGAGTGGTCCTGACACCCTTAACTGATTTGTTATTCTGGTTGTTGCTTAGCGGGGTTGATGGCATCTTCAAGCCGGCTTTTTCAATCTTTTCGTCTGATTTTTTCATCGGGTTGTTGTTGGACGGCATTGATGGTATTTTCAATCCAGCTTTTTCAATCTTTTTATCCAATTTCTTGGTCTGATTGTCGGACAGTTTTGTTGGTATCTTCAAGCCGGCCTTTTCAATTTTATCTCGCTTCCTTTTCCGCTGCTTTTCCTTAAGCCATTGATTGTAGATCTCCTTAAATTCAGCACCTTCTTCAGAATCTGCTACCGCTGAAGTAGAAGCTTTAGGTGTGGGCCATTTCACTTTTGGATCCAGCGGGATTCGTGTTTTGTACGAACAAATTTGACACGTGTATTTCTGATGTAGAACGATGTCACATTATGATATGAAAACATTTCTAGATGAAAGATTGATTAGTTCAACACTTACCGCAACACGGCCCGTTCGCGTTTTCAGATATTTAACCAAcgattgttgctgtttggtGAGTTTGTCTTTGCATTGGAGTTTTTCTATCTGCATTCGGCTGCGCTTACAACCCGGTACAACCTCCACGTTAAAGAAACCATCCGTCCACGGTATGTGACACTTTCGGCACATTTTATTATGTTCGTCTGTATCTATTGTCTCCCAATCACCGAGCGATTTTCTCCTAAAAATGAAGCAAGGTTAGAGGCAAAGTTCCATTAGCGGAGAACACACCGGTTAGCGGTGTACTTACAGCAACTCTAGCTTGAGGATAGCA encodes the following:
- the LOC126565356 gene encoding uncharacterized protein LOC126565356 codes for the protein MDKRLWRFGQQLPVENKFHAILKLELLRKSLGDWETIDTDEHNKMCRKCHIPWTDGFFNVEVVPGCKRSRMQIEKLQCKDKLTKQQQSLVKYLKTRTGRVAKYTCQICSYKTRIPLDPKVKWPTPKASTSAVADSEEGAEFKEIYNQWLKEKQRKRKRDKIEKAGLKIPTKLNNQNNKSVKGVRTTPANTPSSANNRHTPADFKLIQQYLKNSLSGEANNKGKAKPKANQPVGKLRYSRS